From Ischnura elegans chromosome 13 unlocalized genomic scaffold, ioIscEleg1.1 SUPER_13_unloc_1, whole genome shotgun sequence, a single genomic window includes:
- the LOC124172315 gene encoding zinc finger protein 84-like, whose product MESLKNSRGEATMAVYGEKIGCDAPNSTHNLRCIRISGNERSDCDTIMGGNEEILNCLIKNTGNSYSSNEDSYHCFYCSDVFKMKNELIRHMTIHSVAHNFDAVAESSIVDVSPEAHSSTGNSSSCEPTTLKALRGLNRKRLKPMQKENVLIKEASGGKEDEKNTGLLTRSFTLEEKSTSHSLSSKSSSIRNLRNFVGPRKEERLYSCSECTESFTQKSELTVHKLTHTGGKRYSCSTCCKSFTRRGHLDSHILTHAGEKPFICEVCSESFSRKDILSAHVRKHTGERPYSCKVCEKSFLSKSNLNTHVRIHAGEKPFSCNECLKSFWNKSDLNAHVRTHTGERPFSCDECEKSFLRKSYLVRHVRTHTGEKNFPCRICEKSFARKSTLKSHSRTHTGEKPFICKVCCKSFSRKNILYAHVRKHTGERPFSCNACEKSFLSKSNLNTHVRIHAGEKPFSCNECLKSFLSKNDLVRHIHTHTGEKNFPCRICKKSFTRKSTLKSHSRTHTGEKPFICKVCCKSFSRKDILYAHVRTHTGERPYSCNVCEKSFWNKSDLNTHVRRHAGEKPFSCDECKKSFWNKSDLNAHVRTHTGERPFSCDECEKSFFRKSYLVRHVRTHTGEKNFPCRICEKSFSQRCHLDSHVRTHSGEKPYTCHLCSNSFNSKSYLTSHIRRHTGVKPFSCNECEKSFFKKSDLVRHARTHTGGKTFSCRICEKSFSRKSALKIHVRTHTE is encoded by the coding sequence ATGGAATCACTAAAAAACAGCAGAGGTGAAGCCACAATGGCTGTTTATGGGGAGAAAAttggttgtgatgcaccaaatTCCACGCATAACCTTAGGTGTATCAGAATAAGTGGAAATGAAAGAAGTGACTGTGATACCATCATGGGAGGCAATGAGGAGATACTTAATTGCTTGATCAAAAATACAGGGAACAGttacagttcaaacgaagattcataTCATTGCTTCTACTGCAGTGatgtgttcaaaatgaaaaatgagctAATCAGACACATGACAATTCATTCTGTTGCTCATAATTTTGATGCCgtagcagaatcatcaatcgtagATGTGTCTCCGGAAGCACATTCATCAACCGGAAATAGCAGTTCTTGCGAGCCTACCACCCTTAAGGCTTTAAGGGGGCTGAATAGGAAAAGACTAAAGCCTATGCAAAAAGAAAATGTGCTCATCAAGGAAGCCAGCGGAGgaaaagaggacgagaaaaataCAGGACTATTGACGAGAAGTTTCACTCTGGAAGAGAAATCAACTTCACATAGTTTATCTTCAAAGTCATCTAGCATTAGAAATCTACGCAATTTCGTGGGTCCGAGAAAGGAAGAGAGACTATATTCATGCAGCGAGTGCACTGAGTCCTTCACTCAGAAAAGTGAACTCACCGTACACAAACTTACACACACAGGAGGGAAAAGGTATTCTTGTAGCACTTGCTGCAAGTCTTTCACTCGTAGAGGTCATCTCGACAGTCACATTCTAACACAcgcgggagagaagccttttatatgtGAGGTGTGCAGCGAGTCCTTCTCTAGGAAAGACATTCTCAGCGCACACGTACGTAAACACACAGGAGAAAGGCCTTATTCATGCAAAGTGtgtgaaaagtcatttttgagTAAGAGCAACTTAAATACACATGTACGCATACACGCGGGAGAGAAACCGTTTTCTTGCAACGAGTGTCTGAAGTCTTTCTGGAATAAGAGCGACTTAAATGCACATGTacgcacgcacacgggagagagacCGTTTTCCTGcgacgagtgtgaaaagtctttcctCAGGAAGAGctacttagttagacatgtacgtacgcacacgggagagaaaaattttccatgcaGAATCTGTGAGAAATCTTTTGCTCGGAAGAGTACTCTCAAGAGTCACtcgcgaacacacacgggagagaagccttttatatgtaAGGTCTGCTGCAAGTCCTTCTCTAGGAAAAACATTCTCTACGCACACGTACGTAAACACACAGGAGAaaggcctttttcatgcaacgcgtgtgaaaagtcttttttgAGTAAGAGCAACTTAAATACACATGTACGCATACACGCGGGAGAGAAACCGTTTTCTTGCAACGAGTGTCTAAAGTCTTTCTTGTCGAAGAACGACTTAGTTAGACATATAcatacgcacacgggagagaaaaattttccatgcaGAATCTGCAAGAAATCTTTTACTCGGAAGAGTACTCTCAAGAGTCACtcgcgaacacacacgggagagaagccttttatatgtaAGGTCTGCTGCAAGTCCTTCTCTAGGAAAGATATTCTCTACGCACACGTACGCACCCACACAGGAGAAAGGCCCTATTCATGcaacgtgtgtgaaaagtctttctggAATAAGAGCGACTTAAATACACATGTACGCAGGCACGCGGGAGAGAAACCGTTTTCTTGCGACGAGTGTAAAAAGTCTTTCTGGAATAAGAGCGACTTAAATGCACATGTacgcacgcacacgggagagagacCGTTTTCCTGcgacgagtgtgaaaagtctttcttcaGGAAGAGCTACTTAGTCAGACATGTAcgtacgcacacgggagagaaaaattttccatgcaGAATCTGCGAGAAATCTTTCTCTCAGAGATGTCATCTCGACAGTCACGTGCGAACACACAGTGGAGAAAAGCCTTACACCTGCCACCTGTGCAGCAACTCCTTCAATTCCAAGAGTTACCTCACCTCACACATTCGAAGACACACGGGAGTGAAACCGTTTTCctgcaacgagtgtgaaaagtctttcttcaagaagagcgacttagttagacatgCACGTACGCACACGGGAGGGAAAACTTTTTCATGCAGAATCTGCGAGAAATCTTTCTCTCGGAAGAGTGCTCTCAAAATTCACGTGCGAACAcacacagaataa
- the LOC124172088 gene encoding uncharacterized protein LOC124172088: MEQLLKPERFDTDPSHVGAESKWKHWKRTFANFLGQVNKVSEDGKLQLLCNYVSANVFRYISDSENYSDAIKILDSLYITKRNEIFARHCLASRTQQTGESVDEYLQVLKQMSKDCEFQAVTADKYKDEYIRDSFIRGLKSSRIRERLLENTNVTLEKAHDQARSLELAELHSASYLNTADSTPVAAADHIEDSPEDTTTTSAALVRSEKCFFCGNKRHPRDSCPAKDIICRGCGKKGHYLKVCKSRFKHSSTNSTASTSFLASAVTAPLCLQKSMTKVLINGVELNALIDTGSSLSFLNERFVERCGIVVKPYSGKITMANSSLSSDVTGCGTLTLKIQTYTYANIKVLIMKNLCADFLIGHDLLKSHSSVEIEFHGEQTPLKICSLATARVPAASLFANLTPDCKPVITKSRRHTESDKIFIAAEVEKLLKEGVIEPSNSPWRAQVFVVKGENHKPRMVVDYSQTINKFTMLDAYPLPRIEELVRNVSQYKIFSTIDLKSAYHQVPILESDKPYTAFEAAGKLYQFRRIPFGVTNGVPAFQRNIDRIIKEEKLKGTFPYLDDVTVCGHDQQEHDQNLERFLGAVEKYNLTLNQDKCKYSTKSVKILGYLIEDRVIKPDPDRLAPLMNLPVPNDMPALQRTLGMFAHYCRWIPKFSEKIRPFLVKGPFPLSEEAVTTFNSLKKDVAEASLSAIEENTPFRVETDASEFAIGATLSQAERPIAFFSRTLNAAEQRHSSVEKEAYAIVESLRNWRHYLIGRHFEVITDQRSVAFMFDQYHSSKIKNEKIMRWRLELANYKFDIVYRPGNQNTTADTMSRITASTYLEGRMNLKELHDALCHPGVTRMHHWVRAKNLPYTLEEIKGVINSCTCCNELKRRFCRNEGQLIKATSPFERLSLDFKGPLPSSSKNRFLLTIVDEYSRFPFAFPCTDISASTVVRVLTMVFSLFGTPAYIHSDRGASFMSHELKSFLTSLGVATSRTTAYSPQGNGQVERYNGIIWKTVLLTLKSKGLKTEQWEEVLQSALHSIRSLLCTSTNATPHERMFTHPRRSFNGRSLPTWLTKPGQVLMKNHLRHSKYDPIVQEVELIEANPDYAYVKLPNGQESSVSIRHLAPRGDFPDKLDGPPLSPSIDSGELTSQNSSCDEETGQDKGIPNSSKSVSEQPKSPSPQKGSPRGRQRRLPAYLNDYIRY, encoded by the coding sequence ATGGAACAGCTTTTAAAGCCAGAAAGATTTGATACTGACCCTTCACATGTGGGTGCTGAATCGAAGTGGAAACACTGGAAAAGAACATTTGCTAATTTCCTGGGCCAAGTGAACAAGGTTTCAGAAGATGGTAAACTGCAATTACTCTGCAATTATGTATCTGCTAACGTCTTTCGGTATATTAGTGACTCAGAAAACTACTCAGATGCCATCAAAATACTAGATTCATTATATATcacaaaacgaaatgaaatatttgcaagacACTGCCTAGCATCTAGAACTCAGCAGACGGGTGAATCAGTCGATGAATATCTCCAGGTATTAAAACAAATGAGCAAAGATTGTGAATTTCAAGCAGTAACAGCTGATAAATATAAAGATGAGTACATAAGGGATTCTTTCATACGAGGCCTCAAGAGCTCTCGTATTCGAGAAAGATTACTGGAAAACACCAACGTCACATTAGAGAAGGCCCATGACCAGGCTAGGTCACTTGAGCTGGCTGAGCTACATTCAGCGTCTTATCTGAATACAGCAGATTCAACTCCTGTTGCTGCTGCTGACCATATAGAAGATAGCCCTGAAGATACTACAACAACATCAGCTGCCTTGGTACGatctgaaaaatgtttcttttgtggtAACAAACGGCACCCAAGGGACTCTTGCCCAGCAAAGGATATTATCTGTAGAGGTTGCGGAAAAAAAGGACATTACCTAAAAGTATGTAAATCAAGATTTAAACATTCATCTACAAATTCAACAGCTTCTACGTCGTTTTTGGCTTCTGCAGTAACAGCACCTCTATGCCTTCAAAAATCCATGACTAAGGTATTGATCAATGGAGTGGAACTAAATGCACTTATCGATACTGGAAGTTCTCTTAGTTTCTTGAATGAACGTTTTGTGGAGAGATGCGGAATAGTCGTTAAGCCTTACTCCGGTAAGATAACCATGGCTAATTCTTCTTTGAGTTCTGATGTTACTGGATGTGGTACGCTGACCTTGAAGATTCAGACCTATACATATGCAAATATTAAGgtgttaatcatgaaaaatctgTGTGCTGACTTCCTGATTGGGCACGATCTTCTGAAGAGTCACTCATCTGTAGAAATAGAATTCCATGGAGAACAAACACCTCTTAAAATCTGTTCACTAGCTACTGCTCGAGTTCCAGCAGCATCGCTATTTGCCAATCTCACACCAGACTGCAAACCCGTCATAACTAAGTCAAGACGTCACACAGAATCCGACAAAATATTCATCGCTGctgaagtggaaaaattgctcaaAGAAGGTGTAATAGAACCTAGTAACTCACCATGGCGTGCTCAAGTTTTTGTAGTTAAGGGAGAAAATCATAAACCTAGGATGGTAGTTGACTACTCACaaactattaataaatttacaatgctTGATGCCTACCCTCTCCCAAGAATAGAGGAGTTGGTACGGAATGTATCACAATACAAGATATTCAGCACCATTGACCTCAAGAGTGCCTATCACCAAGTACCTATTCTAGAATCAGATAAGCCATATACTGCTTTTGAAGCTGCTGGAAAACTTTACCAGTTCCGCAGAATTCCTTTCGGGGTAACTAACGGTGTCCCAGCTTTCCAGAGAAACATTGACAGAATTATCAAGGAAGAAAAGCTCAAAGGTACTTTTCCTTATCTAGATGATGTAACAGTTTGCGGCCATGACCAACAGGAACATGACCaaaatttggaaagatttttagGTGCAGTAGAAAAGTATAATCTGACATTAAACcaagataaatgtaaatattcaactaaatctgtgaaaatattaggatatCTGATCGAAGATAGAGTTATAAAGCCTGATCCGGATAGGCTTGCACCTTTGATGAACCTACCTGTCCCAAATGACATGCCAGCCCTTCAGAGAACCTTAGGTATGTTTGCTCACTATTGCCGATGGATTCCcaaattttcagagaagattCGCCCTTTTCTGGTAAAAGGACCATTCCCGCTGTCTGAAGAAGCTGTGACAACATTCAATTCACTCAAGAAAGATGTAGCAGAGGCATCACTCTCtgcaatagaagaaaatacaccTTTTCGAGTAGAAACTGACGCTTCAGAGTTTGCCATTGGGGCCACCCTGAGTCAAGCCGAACGTCCCATTGCCTTTTTCTCTAGGACACTTAATGCAGCTGAGCAAAGACATTCCTCTGTTGAGAAGGAAGCTTATGCTATTGTGGAATCACTGAGGAACTGGAGACACTACCTTATCGGAAGACATTTTGAGGTCATCACTGACCAGAGGTCTGTTGCCTTCATGTTTGATCAGTATCactcaagtaaaataaagaatgagaaaattatgagatggcGACTTGAATTAGCTAATTACAAATTCGATATCGTTTACCGACCAGGCAACCAAAACACAACTGCAGACACAATGTCGAGGATTACAGCAAGTACCTacttagagggaagaatgaaccTCAAAGAACTACATGATGCTTTATGTCATCCGGGTGTAACAAGAATGCACCACTGGGTTAGAGCTAAAAACCTGCCCTACACACTAGAAGAAATTAAAGGAGTGATTAATTCTTGCACCTGCTGCAATGAATTAAAACGTCGATTCTGTAGAAATGAAGGGCAGCTTATAAAGGCAACTTCTCCATTTGAGAGATTAAGCTTAGACTTCAAAGGACCCTTACCTAGCTCATCCAAGAACCGTTTTCTACTGACTATTGTTGATGAATATTCAAGGTTCCCTTTTGCATTTCCTTGTACAGATATTTCGGCATCTACTGTTGTGAGAGTATTGACTATGGTGTTTTCGCTCTTTGGTACACCAGCTTATATACATTCCGACAGAGGAGCTTCGTTCATGTCACATGAACTGAAATCATTTCTCACCTCCTTAGGCGTTGCTACAAGTAGAACTACTGCCTACAGCCCCCAAGGAAATGGTCAGGTCGAAAGATACAATGGAATAATATGGAAGACTGTACTTTTGACCTTAAAGTCAAAAGGGTTAAAGACAGAACAATGGGAAGAAGTGCTTCAGTCAGCACTTCACTCTATTAGATCACTGTTGTGCACCTCAACAAATGCTACCCCACATGAACGTATGTTCACTCATCCCAGGAGATCTTTCAATGGTCGCTCCTTGCCTACATGGTTAACTAAACCAGgtcaagttttaatgaaaaaccatttgcGGCACAGCAAGTATGACCCGATTGTTCAGGAGGTCGAATTAATAGAGGCAAATCCAGACTATGCATATGTAAAGCTTCCCAATGGGCAAGAATCAAGTGTTTCCATTAGACATTTGGCTCCAAGAGGGGACTTCCCAGACAAGCTTGACGGACCTCCCTTGAGCCCATCTATTGACTCCGGAGAACTGACATCACAAAACTCCTCATGCGATGAAGAGACAGGGCAAGATAAGGGCATACCTAATTCGAGTAAGAGTGTCTCTGAACAACCCAAGAGTCCATCTCCACAGAAAGGTTCTCCACGTGGACGGCAGCGAAGGCTACCAGCTTATCTAAATGACTACATCAGATACTAA
- the LOC124172087 gene encoding uncharacterized protein LOC124172087 has product MNRTAGIFTASSERDSVGTLCRLCMKNNDYFYNIFTSNVACRMTVKDAINGLLGLEVAVGDGLPTTLCPLCLKKLTELSVFKMTCLQSDAKLRKLSGINCFRSIQGDEAADDELGPSVDTKDFIQDEIQGTSHLTHSAQRTEIYIPVPDSRQFKDNMLIFTMLLDKIAVAQCN; this is encoded by the exons ATGAATCGTACCGCCGGGATTTTCACCGCTTCATCAGAAAGGGATTCTGTGGGTACCTTatgcagactatgcatgaagaataatgattatttttacaacatattcacttccaacGTAGCTTGCAGAATGACTGTGAAGGATGCTATAAATGGTTTACTCGGGTTAGAA gttgctgtgggagatggcctgcccaccaccctgtgtccactatgtttgaaaaagctcacggaattaagtgttttcaaaatgacttgtcTACAATCGGACGCAAAGCTGAGAAAATTATCTGGCATTAATTGctttagg agtatccaaggGGATGAGGCAGCTGATGACGAATTGGGGCCTTCTGTGGacacaaaagacttcattcaagatgagatacaaggcacctcacatctcactcATTCAgcccaaaggactgaaatatacattcctgtgccagactcccGTCAATTCAAAgataatatgttg ATATTTACTATGTTGCTAGACAAAATTGCTGTAGCCCAGTGTAACTGA